CGTGGTCCCGGTCTTCTTCCTCCTCGTGCCGAACGCGTCAGTGCTCGGAACCGAGCAGTGGCCCGCCCCGGCGGCCCAGGTCTGGCGCGGCGTGGCCGAGCTCTTGTCGAAAGGCGTGGGGTCCTTGCACCCGACCGCGCGTATCGGACTGTTGGTCGGATCCCTCGTGGGCATCCTGCTTCCCTTGCTCGAGAAGTGGTTCCCCAAGCAGAAGAAGTGGATCCCCGCCCCCACGGGGCTCGGGATCGCCTTCACGATCAACGGCTACAACTCCGTCATGATGTTCATCGGCGCTTTGATCGCACTCTATCTGGCCAAGAAGAAGCCGACGATGCACGAGGAGTACACCATCCCCGTCTCCTCGGGGATCATCGCCGGCGAGAGCCTGATGGGCGTGCTGATCGCCCTCCTGACGGTAGCGCACGTTCTGGGGGGGTGACAGAGGTGCTGGCTTGAACTTGATTGTCGCCAGCATCGACAGGTGTCCACGAATTCACACGCGCTGGCGCAGTTAAATATATATATAAACTCGCCCCGGGGCGAGTTACGACATAGAAAACGGCCGCTCGAGTGTCCGACCCGAGCGGCCGTTACTGCGGTTATGAAGCTGTGTCAGATTCTTCGCGACTGATTCATGTGGGACATGATCAGCGCCAGGGCGCCGACGCCGAGGCTCTTCACCAGCGTGGGGTGCTGGGAATAGAACGATGCCGCCTGCTGCATGATCGTCGGATCCTTGCGGGCCGCCTCCTGAGCGACCGTCTGAACCGTGGCCGGAGGCACCTGCTGCGCCTGCTGGGGCGAGACGGTGGCGCCCGCGCCCATGCCCGCCGGGCCCACGCCCGCCGCGCCTCCCAGCACGTTGCGCAGCTGCGCGAGGCCCGCGGGGCCGGCGGCCGCTATCAGCCGATTCAGAATGCCCGCCTTCTGGTCCGGAGTGGAGCGGGAGAAGAGCTCCATGAGCATCTGCTCGAAGGGCGGGGTCTGGTCCGACTGGAACGCGTGCGTCAGTCCGTCGGCCAGAGCCCCCTGGGGCACGGACTGGGAGACTTGATCGTAGGCCGCATGGACCTCGGGCTCGGACGCATTGCCGGTGCGGGCCTGCTGCAGCAGGTTGCTCAGATTATCGAAGATGCCCATATCCCTCTCCTTGGGTGTGGCGTCGTCCACGCGTTCGGCCGTGCGCGCCGCTCGTTCGATCTTGGCTTCACCGACGGGACCTCGGAACCGGATCCCGGATACCGCGCCATGAGTCTAGTCCCGAGGCGCGATCACGTCGAGGCGAACGCCGCGCCAAAGAAAATCGGGCCCGCGGCATGCGATGCGCCGCGGGCCCGTCGTGGGCTCCGATCGGTGGAGCCCGTACCGCTGCAATGTTTCTAGCTGGCGCGGGCTTCCTTGGCGATCGCCGCCGCCTCGGATTTCGTCACCTCGCCCGAGATCCGCATCCGGTAGAACGAACGCCAGACGAAGGTCATCGAGATGGCGAAGAAGATCGCCGCCAGGATGGTCGTCATCATCGAGCCGTTCTGGCGCGCGAGCGATACCGCCAGCTCCACCGCCAGCAGCCCGAAGAGCGTCGTGAACTTGATCACGGGGTTCATGGCCACCGACGAGGTGTCCTTGAACGGATCGCCCACGGTGTCGCCGACGACCGTGGCGTCGTGCACCTCGGTCCCCTTCTCCTTGGTGACCACCTCGACCACCTTCTTCGCGTTGTCCCACGCTCCGCCGGCATTCGCCATGAAGATCGCCTGGAACAATCCAAACAGCGCGATCGAGATTAGGTAGCCCACGAAGAAGAACGGCTCGATGAAGGCGAACGCCAGGGTCCCAAAGAAGACGGCCAGGAAGATATTGAACATCCCCTTCTGCGCGTACTGCGTGCAGATCGCCACGACCTTCTTGGAGTCGCTCACCGACGCCTTGGTCGTTCCCTCCAGCTTGATGTTCCGCTTGATGAACTCGACGGCGCGGTAGGCGCCGGCCGTGACGGCCTGCGTGGAGGCCCCGGTGAACCAGTAGATCATGGCCCCGCCGGCGATCAGGCCGAGCAGGAACGGCGCATGGACCAGCGAGAGGTTCACGATGTACTCCGGCTTCAACCCCTCG
The DNA window shown above is from Candidatus Binatia bacterium and carries:
- a CDS encoding OPT/YSL family transporter, whose product is VVPVFFLLVPNASVLGTEQWPAPAAQVWRGVAELLSKGVGSLHPTARIGLLVGSLVGILLPLLEKWFPKQKKWIPAPTGLGIAFTINGYNSVMMFIGALIALYLAKKKPTMHEEYTIPVSSGIIAGESLMGVLIALLTVAHVLGG